Genomic window (Ruminococcus flavefaciens AE3010):
TGCGAGAGCATGGAGGACTTCAAGAGCCAGTGCAGTCTCAGAAGTGCTGACGAGATACTTGATATGGCTGACCTCTATTTCCGCTATGACTGGGCTTGCGATCATCACGCCTACATTGACAGCGACTGGAATATCGGCGGTCTTGACAAAGACATCGTATACGAGCGCAGACTCGCTATCGAGTGGACAATGAGCAGTACCGACGACTGGTTCAAAATGAGTCTCGACACATGATAAGTAATTTCGATACACTTTTATTCGATCTGGACGGCACTCTTACAGACTCCACCGAGGGCATAGTCAAGTGCCTTGAATACGCCTTAGAGCGCATGGGCTACGATATTCCCGAGGATACCAATAAATTTCTCGGGCCGCCGCTGTACACCTCCTTTGCGGAGTTCTGCGGCATGAACGAGGAGCAGGTCAACGAGGCTGTAGGGATATTCCGCGAGAGGTACTCCACCGTGGGACTGTTCGAGAACCGCGTCTACGACGGTATCCCCGAAATGCTGAAAAGGCTTCAGGACGGCGGCAAAAGGATAATGGTCGCCACAAGCAAGCCCGAGGTATACGCAGTGCGTATCTTTGACAGGTTCGGGCTCTCCCCTTTCTTTGAAATAGTGGGCGGAGCCAATATCAACGGCACCCGCAACAACAAGGACGAGGTCATCGAGTACGTTCTCGAAAAGGCAGATATTTCCGACAGGAGCCGCGTGCTCATGATAGGAGACCGCAGACAGGACGTTCTCGGCGCTCATAAGACAGGTCTGAAATGCATGGGTATACTCTGGGGCTTCGGCTCAATAGAGGAGCTCACGGAAGCAGGTGCTGACTACATCGCAGAAACACCCGAAAAAGCAGCGGATATGCTTTTATAGCTATTAGCCGTGAGCCATTAGCCGTTAGCTAAAAAATGTGTCTTCTCCGCAGACTGATTTAAATTTCCCGCCGAAGGCGGCACAACAGGCTAAGGGCTAAAGGCTAAAGGCTTAACAAACGAATACAATTCCCGTAATGCTGCGGGATTGCATATATAATCATTTATATAATTCTCAAGGAGGAATTTTAAAATGTCAAACATCGAAAAGAAGGAACAGCTCTATGAGGGCAAGGCTAAGAAGGTCTATGCCACAAACGATCCTAACCTCGTAATCGTTGATTACAAGGACGACGCAACTGCGTTCAACGGTGAAAAGAAGGGCACTATCACAGGTAAGGGCGTTATCAACAACAAGATGACAAACTTCATGTTCAAGATGCTCGAAAAGGAAGGCGTTCCCACTCATCTCGTTGAGGAGATAAGCGACCGCGAAACTATCGTAAAGAAGGTTTCCATCGTTCCCCTTGAGGTAATCATCAGAAACGTTGCCGCAGGCAGCTTCTCAAAGAGAATGGGCGTTGAAGAAGGCAAGCAGCTCCTCTGCCCTATCCTTGAATTCAGCTATAAGAACGACGATCTCGGCGATCCCTTCATCAACGACTACTATGCACTTGCTCTCGGTATCGCTACAAAGGAAGATATCGACACTATCTCAAAGTATGCTTTCAAGGTAAACGAGTTCATGGTTAAGTTCTTCAAGGGTCTCAACATCGACCTCATCGACTTCAAGATCGAGTTCGGTAAGACTGCTGACGGCACTATCATCCTCGCTGACGAGATATCACCTGATACCTGCCGCTTCTGGGATTCCACA
Coding sequences:
- a CDS encoding HAD hydrolase-like protein, coding for MISNFDTLLFDLDGTLTDSTEGIVKCLEYALERMGYDIPEDTNKFLGPPLYTSFAEFCGMNEEQVNEAVGIFRERYSTVGLFENRVYDGIPEMLKRLQDGGKRIMVATSKPEVYAVRIFDRFGLSPFFEIVGGANINGTRNNKDEVIEYVLEKADISDRSRVLMIGDRRQDVLGAHKTGLKCMGILWGFGSIEELTEAGADYIAETPEKAADMLL
- the purC gene encoding phosphoribosylaminoimidazolesuccinocarboxamide synthase — translated: MSNIEKKEQLYEGKAKKVYATNDPNLVIVDYKDDATAFNGEKKGTITGKGVINNKMTNFMFKMLEKEGVPTHLVEEISDRETIVKKVSIVPLEVIIRNVAAGSFSKRMGVEEGKQLLCPILEFSYKNDDLGDPFINDYYALALGIATKEDIDTISKYAFKVNEFMVKFFKGLNIDLIDFKIEFGKTADGTIILADEISPDTCRFWDSTTHEKLDKDRFRRDMGGVEEAYQEIMKRLMGE